The following proteins are encoded in a genomic region of Phaeodactylum tricornutum CCAP 1055/1 chromosome 1, whole genome shotgun sequence:
- a CDS encoding predicted protein — translation LQATQNDPFTFIVCADTQIGIASQNREWETELAYSRDAIRLLNKLEPRPLFCCVCGDLVDMESTIFATWSGGDAAAIERCDEVQNAQNRDWKATWNALHEDIALVCVCGNHDVGNRPNAATMQRFVAAFGDDYLAFWVRNTYNIVLNTNLFSDPTDAMEMYEHQLAWLESRLCYAQEQKASHVFVFGHHPWFLYHQDETDDEMSGASAFPKEWGESTTTFPDRYFHIPLQYRKQALALFEQYSVTAAFSGHFHQN, via the coding sequence CTCCAAGCCACCCAGAATGATCCGTTTACCTTTATCGTCTGTGCAGATACACAAATAGGCATTGCCAGCCAGAACCGCGAATGGGAAACGGAACTCGCGTACAGCCGCGATGCCATTCGACTGCTCAACAAGCTGGAGCCCCGGCCTCTCTTTTGCTGTGTGTGCGGCGATCTCGTCGACATGGAGTCGACCATTTTTGCCACCTGGTCGGGCGGGGATGCCGCCGCAATCGAACGATGCGACGAAGTTCAAAATGCCCAAAATCGGGATTGGAAAGCTACGTGGAATGCTTTGCACGAGGACATTGCCCTCGTATGCGTGTGCGGAAACCACGACGTGGGCAATCGTCCCAACGCTGCCACGATGCAGCGTTTCGTGGCCGCCTTTGGTGACGATTATTTAGCATTCTGGGTACGGAATACGTACAACATTGTACTGAACACAAACTTGTTTAGTGACCCAACCGATGCTATGGAAATGTACGAACACCAGCTGGCTTGGTTGGAATCCAGATTGTGCTACGCACAGGAGCAAAAGGCCTCGCATGTTTTCGTCTTTGGTCATCATCCCTGGTTTTTGTACCATCAAGACGAGACGGATGACGAAATGTCGGGCGCTTCGGCATTTCCCAAAGAATGGGGCGAATCTACTACAACTTTTCCCGACCGCTACTTTCATATACCATTGCAGTATCGAAAGCAAGCGCTGGCCTTGTTTGAACAATACAGCGTAACGGCGGCCTTTTCGGGTCACTTTCATCAAAAT
- a CDS encoding predicted protein yields the protein MRPSSFLTASVESAMRDTLADLQIRSQVQDVLTELVADVELTAHLQERVEHHLTIKSLQVRMAQHEQALAEASYVENQTREESMTMADQLVRELWSVSRELGALQDLRAQHKELLSQHDEVLANLMQTEEDLAEIRARGVRVVAERNEGSGMAETDGSELQQQPAASPTTLPKISVLEPQPLQLIQSEETASAAAPVISNTPDDASAPISNLKGQDFTDTKAVENVADESVLSGSNSQLLSETQAIDKKLPPVATPIPEPAATAVVELDVDDDNPPKLEELDTEILMNMFGFLDALDILNMAQTNITMYSRVDSLFGLGGSGAEAADDSSTIASTEITPTLKTTTVGSSDKGMHSSATMAVIPPIDTGSIGSAGPTARLSTTTDTTSSAPINYSAPSRPSLFGLFNQAAQRSIANATAGSVSASNSAPSPSRTTSLHRRNSSATDAAPMNAAMANSMASKLTDAELNAIILMTERLRQKELLAKQLTDEKEKLAAQLDGTESVKQFLVAKIRDMETAISATVENETKVAQQIASDQEVIAFLDGRVQDLERENTVLLKEKAATFEQLQKAQQNSTEKAAVMGDMLQFEREKLFENEREWKATKKLLVKEVKSCRNQIAALQAECDGVREQNEILRKTVLSASQSSPTMAKDRVYT from the coding sequence ATGAGGCCGAGTTCGTTCTTGACCGCTTCGGTGGAATCCGCGATGCGAGATACTCTCGCGGACCTTCAGATCCGCTCGCAGGTTCAGGACGTCTTGACAGAACTCGTTGCCGACGTTGAACTCACGGCACACTTGCAGGAACGCGTCGAGCATCATTTGACGATCAAGTCGTTACAAGTTCGCATGGCACAACACGAGCAAGCGCTAGCTGAAGCTTCATACGTTGAGAACCAAACACGAGAGGAATCGATGACGATGGCGGATCAGCTTGTACGGGAACTCTGGTCGGTTAGTCGCGAACTCGGCGCGTTGCAAGACTTACGCGCACAACACAAAGAACTCCTGTCGCAACATGATGAAGTCTTGGCCAACTTGATGCAGACTGAAGAAGATCTAGCGGAAATCCGCGCCCGAGGAGTTCGAGTTGTTGCGGAAAGGAATGAGGGCAGCGGAATGGCGGAAACGGACGGCTCCGaattgcagcagcaaccCGCTGCGTCACCTACCACCCTCCCGAAAATATCAGTGTTGGAGCCGCAGCCTCTCCAGCTAATACAAAGTGAAGAGACGGCGTCTGCCGCGGCACCAGTAATATCAAATACACCCGACGACGCTTCGGCCCCTATTTCAAATTTGAAAGGACAAGACTTTACCGACACCAAGGCTGTAGAAAATGTGGCCGACGAAAGTGTTTTAAGTGGGTCAAATAGCCAGCTTCTTTCGGAAACACAAGCTATTGACAAAAAATTACCGCCAGTCGCTACTCCTATTCCTGAACCAGCTGCTACTGCAGTTGTGGAACTTGATGtagacgacgacaatccaCCGAAGTTGGAAGAGCTCGACACGGAGATTTTAATGAACATGTTTGGGTTTCTGGATGCACTCGATATCCTTAACATGGCCCAGACCAACATTACTATGTACAGTCGTGTTGACTCTCTCTTCGGACTGGGTGGAAGTGGTGCGGAAGCTGCAGATGATTCTTCGACTATTGCCAGCACCGAAATCACTCCTACTCTCAAGACAACTACAGTTGGATCCTCTGATAAAGGAATGCACTCGTCAGCTACAATGGCCGTAATCCCCCCAATTGACACCGGTAGTATTGGCTCGGCTGGGCCCACAGCTCGCCTTTCTACCACAACTGACACCACGTCGTCGGCACCGATCAACTATAGCGCCCCGTCACGTCCCAGCTTGTTTGGACTCTTTAATCAAGCCGCGCAGCGTAGTATCGCCAATGCGACTGCTGGCAGTGTTAGTGCAAGCAACAGCGCCCCATCGCCCTCTCGTACCACTTCCTTGCACCGTCGCAACTCATCCGCCACTGATGCCGCTCCCATGAATGCAGCCATGGCCAATTCCATGGCGTCGAAACTTACCGACGCTGAATTGAACGCCATTATTCTCATGACGGAACGACTCAGACAAAAAGAGCTACTGGCGAAACAGCTCACggacgaaaaggaaaagttaGCAGCACAACTGGATGGCACGGAAAGCGTCAAGCAGTTTCTCGTTGCCAAAATACGCGATATGGAAACGGCAATCAGCGCTACTGTAGAAAATGAGACCAAAGTGGCACAGCAAATTGCCAGCGATCAGGAAGTCATTGCATTTCTTGATGGGCGAGTTCAAGACTTGGAAAGGGAAAATACTGTTCTATTGAAGGAGAAGGCAGCTACTTTTGAGCAACTGCAAAAAGCTCAACAGAATAGTACTGAGAAGGCTGCCGTCATGGGTGATATGCTTCAGTTTGAGCGAGAAAAACTGTTCGAAAATGAACGAGAATGGAAGGCTACGAAGAAGTTGCTTGTCAAGGAGGTAAAGAGTTGTCGCAATCAAATTGCTGCCTTGCAAGCCGAATGTGATGGTGTTCGAGAACAAAACGAGATTCTGCGTAAGACAGTCCTTTCGGCGTCACAATCAAGCCCGACAATGGCTAAGGATCGCGTCTACACGTGA
- a CDS encoding predicted protein — protein sequence MNRREAIFQANQHAVYQLRRGNNRDAASILSGSLTLLKDSLSSCEEASTRKRSDVDLSWSGTLPLASTGIFCSTTVIHCSAKGTFGGEAREHVGVHDRSIVSSTSPSLAEDFPSSTICTMLETEVGIDFTWPFFSKAFAITPTDTCMASELTSNKEVTEISLVILFNLALSFHVMGMETGKSKCLLQALSFYEKAFQVLSAHAIHRGDSTIALYLALCMNAAHIHQEFFNLPQAADLYKMFKSALDWVGPYQMTDEEYNFFTLNSCFIDQLWDAHAPAA from the coding sequence ATGAATCGTCGAGAGGCTATTTTCCAAGCGAATCAACATGCTGTGTATCAGCTTCGTCGCGGCAACAATCGAGACGCTGCGTCTATCCTATCAGGTAGCTTGACGCTTCTAAAGGATAGTCTCTCTTCCTGCGAAGAAGCATCTACCAGGAAGCGATCTGATGTCGATTTGTCCTGGAGTGGAACTCTCCCACTTGCTTCGACTGGGATCTTTTGCTCTACCACCGTGATTCATTGCTCTGCAAAAGGGACATTCGGCGGGGAAGCCAGAGAACACGTGGGAGTCCATGATCGAAGCATTGTGTCATCGACGTCGCCTTCACTGGCCGAAGATTTCCCATCAAGCACTATTTGTACTATGCTTGAAACCGAGGTTGGTATTGATTTTACTTGGCCCTTTTTCTCCAAGGCCTTTGCAATTACGCCAACTGATACTTGCATGGCTTCTGAACTGACATCGAACAAGGAAGTCACCGAAATATCCTTGGTGATTTTGTTTAATCTGGCACTGTCCTTTCACGTCATGGGTATGGAAACAGGAAAAAGTAAATGTTTGTTACAAGCTCTGTCCTTTTACGAAAAGGCGTTTCAAGTTCTCTCGGCACATGCAATCCACCGGGGCGATTCAACGATTGCCCTATATCTAGCACTGTGCATGAACGCTGCGCATATTCATCAAGAATTTTTTAATCTGCCGCAAGCTGCGGATCTGTACAAGATGTTTAAGTCGGCCTTAGACTGGGTTGGCCCGTATCAAATGACCGATGAAGAGTACAACTTTTTCACGCTAAACAGCTGCTTTATAGATCAACTGTGGGATGCCCATGCCCCTGCGGCATGA